The genomic DNA GATTTAATTGCGGCGATTAATTATGCGGCTGATAATGGTGCGAAAGTGATTAATATGAGTTTGGGCGGAGATTCATATTCGCAATCTCTAAAAAATTCAGTTGATGACGCTGTCACAGCCGGCTTAATTTTAGTGGCAGCTTCAGGCAATACCCCTTATTGTACTATTGGTGAAAATTTGGGTGTTAATTGGCCAGCGGCCTTTTCAAATGTAATTGCTGTTGGCTCGACAAATAGCTCAGATGTTGTTTCAAGCTTTTCATGTTCCGGTCCTGAAGTTGATGTGACCGCACCTGGTCAGTCAATTTATAGCACTGATATTGGAGGAGGATATGCCGATGCTGGTTCTGGGACATCTTTTGCATCTCCTCAAGTTGCCGGCTTAGCAGGTTTAATTTTAGCGAAATACCCGGGCGCAACTTATAGTGATGTTTATAATCGTTTGATTCACGGTGCCGAAAAAGTGGCTGGTATGGGGACGAATTATTTTACAATTTATTATGGTCATGGTCGGATTAATGTCCCAACCAGTTTGGTTAAGCTTGTTAAAATTAGTGGATCTGCAAAGGTTTATCTGATTTATCGGGGCACCAAACATCATCTCAAATCTTCAAAAGTTTTTAGTTATTATGGGGTTTCCTGGTCAGATTTGGAAACAATTTCCTATACCGCGGCCACCGGAATTTGGACCGGCACGCCAATTGGTTATTTGACAAAGGGATCTTCGGCGGCCGTATATTTAGTGGCTGGCAATAAACGATATTATATTAATGATTATACCTTGATGCAAATGTGGGGTTTTAATTGGAACAGTATTGAAACAATTTCTAGCACAGTTTTAAACCGAGTTCCTGCTGGGGGAAATTTAATGATGTTAGCAAAGGGATCAGGATCCCCTGTTTATGCGATGTTGGGAGGCTACGGAGCACATGTCAATTCCGCCGATGTTTGGAATGCCTGGCAATTTAGCTGGAATAGTATTACCCAACTTGATAATGGAACTTTAGCAATTTTAAATATCGTTTCGCCAGATTTAACACGGATTATCAAAGGTTCTGGTCCGGAAATTTATTTTGTGGATAATGGCACTAAAAGGCATTTACAATCAGCCTCGGCTTTCGCTTCTTTTTCGGCGGTATTTGGCGGTTATTTTACCATTAATGATGGTTTGTTAAATTATATTCCAAATGGCGCCCCGATTAATTAGTTGCTTTTTGTAATAAAATCGGGTATAATCAAGTTCAAGAAAAATGAAAATAAATTTTATCCTCCCTGGTATTACCGTTGGCGGTGGTGTTAGGGTAATTTTTGAGTATGCTAATAATTTGGTG from Patescibacteria group bacterium includes the following:
- a CDS encoding S8 family peptidase, which codes for MKLTKILYKLTVWATCFAFIAPFLFFEPDSASAKNPNLIDDNYIISFENSEAVSAFLNKHQQEIISQKNLGHNIYQFNFEKEGFTFFSNRIKNFPREKGVKSVDLNRKIRSFVTPNDPLYSNQWHLTKIRAASGWELETGSAATTTAIIDTGTNYNHADLSGKIWSNTAEVGGIPGVDDDANGYIDDVRGWDFVNSDVAPSDDEGHGTAVTGMATASTNNSQGVAGVDWLAKIMPLKVLDEFGSGLESDLIAAINYAADNGAKVINMSLGGDSYSQSLKNSVDDAVTAGLILVAASGNTPYCTIGENLGVNWPAAFSNVIAVGSTNSSDVVSSFSCSGPEVDVTAPGQSIYSTDIGGGYADAGSGTSFASPQVAGLAGLILAKYPGATYSDVYNRLIHGAEKVAGMGTNYFTIYYGHGRINVPTSLVKLVKISGSAKVYLIYRGTKHHLKSSKVFSYYGVSWSDLETISYTAATGIWTGTPIGYLTKGSSAAVYLVAGNKRYYINDYTLMQMWGFNWNSIETISSTVLNRVPAGGNLMMLAKGSGSPVYAMLGGYGAHVNSADVWNAWQFSWNSITQLDNGTLAILNIVSPDLTRIIKGSGPEIYFVDNGTKRHLQSASAFASFSAVFGGYFTINDGLLNYIPNGAPIN